The genomic DNA CATCTGAGCAAGGCTAAATGGACTGAGTTCTTAGCTGCCCTTGATGCTCCGACCCGCCCCCTTCCTCAGATGCAACGTCTCCTAGCTGAACCAGGCTTCTTTGATGCGACACCTGCGCCTGGCTTCAAAGAAAAGCGTTGACTAGGCGTATCGAGAAACTTCAGCCGCATCACGCAGTTGAAGCGTTCGACTGCGGACATGAAGTCCTCAATCGCTTCCTCCAGAAGCACGCAGTACAAAATCAATTCAGTGGTGGGTCGCAAACCTATGTGGGGTTGGTCGATAACATTGTCGTCGGTTATTACGCACTCGCGGTGGGATCGGTGGAACAAGATAACGCTCCGGAAAGAGTGAAGAAGGGGCTGGCAAAACATTCCATTCCCATCATGCTGCTTGCCAGGTTAGCGGTAGATCTTCACTGGCAGAAACAAGGAGTCGGTGCTGCCCTATTGAAGGACGCTACACTGCGGACGCTTCAGGCCGCCGATATTGCAGGAATTCGCGCCTTGGTGGTCCATGCCAAAGATAATGTAGCTAAAAAGTTCTACGAGCGTTTCGATTTCCTTCCTTCACCAAGCGATGCTTTGCATCTCTTCATTCTCCTCAAAGACGTCCGAAAGATAGGTTCATAACACCCACCATCAGCAAGACCGTCGCAGCCAGAAGAAATAGAATGGGTAGGAAGTCGTTTGCGCCTGCCCCCCAACTCACGGCAAATCGTCTCGCCGGACTCATGCGACCAACCGTCGTATTTAGCAGCGCACGCAGCATTCACAACGGCATGCGCTGCCCCTTGATGCTGCTCTGTTGTTCGACCGTGATATACGCAAGGTCTGAATGAGGGCCAGATGGGGCGTGCGGAGGCTCGATTGCCAGAGATTACGTTGTGGAGTGAATAAGAGGATAACGCTGCTGAACGTTTTGAGTATCCCCGCACGCCTGGGAGGGGCCTGGTCAGCCTTTCCCGAATCGTTGGAGGTGTTGTCAGGCGTCCCAGTAAAAGAGGAGACTCCGGGTCGAGCAAACGGGAAAAGACTTCACTGAAGGTGTTGAATATCCCCGCGCACATTTGAAATGCGGGGTCGAGCAAGCTTTGTTTGGTCGGGGCGAGAGGATTTGAACCTCCGACATCCTGGTCCCAAACCAGGCGCGCTACCGAGCTGCGCTACGCCCCGACTGAGTTCTGTTCCGCCATCATCTGCTCGAGCAGAGTCCTGGCCTGGGTAAAGGCACGGGCCCGATGGCTGATTCGATTTTTCACATCCGGCGACAGCTGGGCCAGAGTCTGATGATATTCCGGCAGGAAAAAGACCGGATCATACCCAAAACCACGGGAGCCCGTCGCCTCTTCGGCAATGACTCCCTCTAACACCCCTTTGGTCGAGAAGGTCTTGCCGGCAGGAAACGCAATGGCCGCCACGGTTATAAAGCGGGCACCACGATCTTCCGCTGGAATACCACGAAGCTCCTGCAATAGCTTCCGCCAATTGTCTTCATAGCTGGCCTGTTCACCGGCGTACCGCGCCGCAAAGGCTCCCGGGCGCCCGCCGAGGGCATCGACCTCCAATCCGGTATCATCTGCCACCGCCGGCAGTCCCGTATACCGAGCGATCTCGACGGCCTTTTTCATCGCGTTGGCTTCACAGGTCTCGCCGTCCTCCACCACGTCCGGCGCGTCGGGAAAATCGTCCAGTGTACGAATCGTGATATCCATACCGCCTAATAGGGCGACCAGCTCCTGCTTCTTATGCTGATTCCTGGTCGCCAGCACGATCTGCATGGTTAACTCAGCGAGCCGATCAACGACTTTTGCAAATCAACCAATTCACGGATCGCGCCCCAGCCGAGATCGAGAAACTCATCCATATCTTTCTTATTGAACGGCGTCTTTTCAGCCGTCCCCTGCACTTCGACGTACTGCCCGGCGCCGGTCATCACCAGATTCAAATCCACCTCGGCATGCGAGTCTTCTTCGTAGGCTAGGTCCACCATGACCTGTCCCCCGACCTTGCCGATACTGATGGCCGCCAGGTAATCGGTCAACGGATTAACCTTGATCAAGTCCTTTTTCTTCAGCACACCCACGGCATCCGCGAGGGCGATAAAGGAGCCGGTAATGGAGGCCGTGCGAGTTCCACCATCCGCTTGAATCACATCACAATCGATCCAGATGGTCCGTTCGCCCAAACGGCCCGTATCGATCACGGCACGGAGCGCACGTCCGACCAACCGCTGAATCTCCAACGTGCGGCCGCCCTGCTTACCCTTGACCGATTCCCGGGGCGAACGATCGTGCGTGGCCCGGGGCAGCATGGCATATTCGGCTGTCACCCAGCCGGCACCCTTACCTTTTAAAAACGGCGGAACTTTTTCTTCAATCGACGCCGTGCAAATGACCTTAGTGTCCCCCATTTCGATCAAGACGGAGCCTTCGGCATGTTTCGTAAAATTGCGCGTCACCCTAACCGGACGGATCTGATCCCGCCGACGGCCATCGATTCGACCTAACCCTGCTCCGCTCGCCATTGAGTCGCGCTCCTTCCTGCACAGCAAATCTAAAGGAGCGAATTATAGTGAACAGGGCTTCAAAGAGCAAATCCAGCGGCGCGACCGGTGCTCGTTTCTCAAACTGCGTTTCGGCTGGCAATCGGGAAAGCCCCCTGTATAATCCAGCGTGATGGTGCAGGTTGCTGTTCCCTCGGGAACGCCGCCTGCTCAAAGACCAACGGACGAGCGTCAGAGTTGACGATCACAGCCCCGGGCCGGGCAGAGCGGCCGGAAACTGCCACTCGTCGGATCTTGTCCCGATAGAACAGAGTTCCCAGCATTGATGCAGCAATGGGCGGGCGGCACGGGACAGTTGGTCGCACCGCGGCTTGAGTGGCATAAAAGGTGCTTTTCCCCTCAATCCATCTCGCACTTCAGACTTTACGCCCAACGACCGATACTGACTCTATTGCTGATCGACACCACGATTAACCTAGCCCGGCGAACCATATGAGCATTCCGAGCGTCACCGAAGTCACCACCCAGCAAGCAATCCTCGAAAACCGCAACATCCTGATTGTGGACGATGAAGAGCCTATCCGTCGATTATTGGGCTACCTTCTCGAACCCCACGGATACAAGGTGGCGCTGGCGGGAGAAGCGCGCGAAGCCCGTCAACGGATGGAGAGCGGTTCCTATGCGTTGGTGCTGTGTGACGTGAACATGCCGGGCGAATCCGGCATGGATCTCATTCGCCACATCCTGACGCAATACCCCAGCACCGCCGTCATCATGATTACGGGCCTCGACAGCCCCGTCCTCGCGAATGCGGCCTTGGATATGGGCGCCTTCGGTTACGTCATCAAGCCGTTCGAAGCGAACGAAGTCCTGATCAACGTGGCCAACGCGTTGCGACGACGCAAGTTGGAAATTGAAAACGCCATGCACCGGGAGAATCTGGAAGAAGTCGTCCGGACCAGGACGATTGCCCTTCAGCAGGCACTTGAGTGGCTGGAGCGGAGCGAGAAGGAACTGCGCCTCTCCCGCGAAGAAACCATTCAACGGCTCGCGATCGCCGCCGAATACCGCGACAGTTCGACCGCGCAGCATATTCAACGAATGAGCCACTACTGCGAACTGCTGGCCCGTCGCTACGGGCTTTCACCCGAGCGATGCGATCTCATCCGCACCGCCAGTCCGATGCACGACATCGGCAAGATCGGCACCCCGGACCATGTGCTGCTCAAGCCAGGCAAGTTCACACCCGAAGAATTCAAGGTGATCACCCAGCATACGGAAATCGGGTACCGGATTCTGGCCGGGTCTGATTCGGAACTCTTGAAAGTCGCCGCGCTCATCGCCTGGACGCACCACGAACGCTTCGACGGCACCGGTTACCCGCGCGGACTCAAAGGCGAGACGATTCCGCTTGAAGGCCGGATCACCGCCATCGCCGATAACTTCGACGCCCTGACGACGCAGCGTGTCTACAAGCCGGCCTATGATTTCGATCACGCGAAGGAACTGATGCTTAAGGAGCGGGGCAAGCACTTCGATCCGGAACTGCTGGATATCTTCTTCGACTCGATGGAGGAGATCACACGCATTTACGATCAATTTGCCGATCCGACCTGGTTGTCCACCTCCCGTCACCGCGCCATCACGCAGGACCAGGGAGAAGTCGCATGACCCGCACATCACGCAATTGGATCGCGTATCTGTGCGAGAGCCTCGCCTCCTCCGGCATGATGCCGACCTGGGAAGCCGCCACCTACCTGACCGACAACCTGTTCGGCGACAAGCCCAATCCCCGACTCTTGCGAACCGCCTGCCCCTATGAGGATACGACGCACCTGCTGCACCGGTTGTATCAACCGCTGGTCGAGGCCGCCACGCGCGATATCCCGATTCCCGCAGCAGCCATGATCCACGTCTTCACAGATATCAGCCTCACCGGCAAATCAGCCGTGCTGGTGGTGTATTTCCCCGGACACAATCAGCCGCACCAGCTCTTACTGCTGGATGCCGCCAAAGCCTGGGAACTGGTGTTTGACAATTCGGAGGAGTTTAACAGCTGGGCGGAGGAACGATATCATTGGATCAAGACCTCGCTCACGAGTGTCATCGCCGGCGTGTCCGTCTCCCCTGCCATTCCCTCGCCTCTCGAAGCCGTCAAGAACTGACTGGAAGGTAAGAGCGTATAGCCTGTGGCTTATAGCCTAGCCCGGAGCCTTCCTCATCCTTTCTGTCCGCCATCAGCTATATGCTATCTGCCATCGGCTCTTCGCAATTACGCATCGTAGTTCAGATTTGGAGCCAGCCACCGCTCTACTTCGCCGACCGGTAGATTCTTGCGGGTCGCGTAATCCTCCACCTGATCGCGATTGATCTTGCCCACGGCAAAATACTTGGCCTCCGGATGCGCAAAATACAAGCCGCTGACCGCAGCCGCCGGCAGCATGGCGTAGGATTCGGTCAGCGTCACCCCCGCTTGAGCCTCGGCATTCAATACATCGAAGAGCGTCCGCTTCTCCGTGTGATCCGGACAGGCCGGATAACCGGGAGCCGGCCGGATCCCCCGATACCGCTCGCGAATCATGTCTTCGTTCGTGAGGTCCTCCGTCTTCCCATATCCCCATTCCAGCCGCACCTGCTTGTGCAGCCATTCGGCAAAGGCCTCCGCCAGCCGATCCGCCAAGGCCTTGACCATGATGGAATTGTAGTCGTCATGATCCTTCTCATACTTCGCGCAGAGCGCCGGCACGCCGATGCCGGCCGTCACCACAAACGCGCCCACATAGTCGGCACGCCCGGACTCCTTGGGCGCGACATAATCCGCAAGCGCCAGGTTGAATTGGTCGGTCGGCTTCTCCATCTGTTGCCGGAGCGTGTGGAAAGTGGCCAGCGGCTCACGTCGATCCGGATCCCGATAGAGATGAATGTCGTCACCCGCGCTATTGGCGGGAAAGAACCCGTAGACACCGCGAGCCGTCAGCAACTCACCCTGGATGATCTCCTCCAGTAACGCCTGTGCATCCGCCAAGAGTTCTTTGGCCTTCGGACCCACCGTGGCATCGTCCAGGATAGCCGGATACCGGCCGCGCAATTCCCACGTATGAAAAAACGGCGACCAATCGATATAGGGCACCAACTCACGCAACGGCATCCGATCGATCTGACGCACGCCGGTGAATGAAGGCGCGGGGATATCGGCAGCGGCCCAATCAGTCGACAGCTTGTGCTTCCGGGCTGCTTCCAGGCTACGCAGGGTTTTCGGCCCTCGATCCTGATGCGCCTGCCGGATGCGGTCATAGTCGGCACGTACACCGGCAGAAAAGCTCTCTCGTTGCTCTTCATTGATCAGACTGCCCACGACACCGACGGCGCGGGAGGCGTCGAGCACATGCACCGTCGCATGGCCGTACGAAGGGGCAATTTTCACGGCCGTGTGGGCCTTGCTGGTCGTGGCGCCGCCGATGAGCAATGGCACCGTAAACCCCTGGCGCGTCATCTCCTTGGCCACATGCACCATTTCATCCAACGATGGAGTGATCAAGCCGCTCAGCCCGACCATATCCACCTGATGCTCACGCGCGGCCGCCAGAATCTTTTCGCAAGACACCATCACGCCAAGGTCGATCACCTCATAGTTGTTGCAGCCCAACACCACACCTACGATGTTCTTGCCGATATCGTGCACATCGCCCTTGACGGTCGCGAGCAGGACCTTGCCGTTCGCGCGGGACGTGCCCAACCGTAACTTTTCGGCTTCCATAAACGGCATGAGATACGCCACCGCTTTCTTCATGACTCGGGCGCTCTTCACCACTTGCGGCAGGAACATTTTTCCCGACCCGAAGAGATCGCCGACAATGTTCATGCCCGCCATCAGCGGCCCCTCGATCACGTCGAGCGGCCGGGAGGACTTCTGCCTCGCCTCCTCCACGTCCTGATCGATGTAGTCGGTCAGTCCTTTCACCAGCGCATGGGCCAACCGTTCCTCCACCGGTCTTGTCCGCCACTCATCATCCTTGACCGCCGTCTTGCCCTTCTGTTTGACCGTGTCGGCAAAGGCCACCAGCCGCTCCGTGGCATCCGGCCGGCGATTCAGCAGCACGTCTTCGACCAGCGTCAGCAGATCTTTGGGGATCTCCTCGTAGACGGCCAGCTGCCCCGCATTGACGATGCCCATGTCGAGGCCGGCCTGTATGGCATGGTAGAGGAACGCAGCATGCATCGCCTCGCGCACGACGTTGTTGCCGCGGAACGAGAACGAAATATTGCTGACGCCGCCGCTGACCTTCGCCAGCGGCAAGTGCTGCTTGATCCACCGTGTCGCATCGATAAAATCGACCGCGTAGTTGTTGTGCTCTTCGAGTCCGGTCGCGACCGTGAGAATATTCGGATCGAAAATAATATCCTGCGGCGGCACCCCGACCTGTTCCGTCAGCAGACGATAGGACCGCTCACAGATCTCGATCCGCCGTGCAACCGAGTCAGCCTGCCCCCGTTCATCGAACGCCATGACCACGATCGCCGCGCCGTACCGACGGATGAGCCGCGCCTGTTCGAGGAACTTCGCCTCGCCTTCCTTCAGACTGATGGAATTGACGATGCCCTTCCCCTGTATGTTGCGAAGGCCCTCTTCGATGACCTCCCACTTGGAACTGTCCACCATGATCGGCACCCGAGCGATGTCCGATTCCGCCGCCAGCAGCCGCAGAAACTTCTGCATTGCCGCTTTGGAGTCCAGCATGCCTTCGTCCATATTAATGTCGATGACCTGCGCCCCGCCTTCCACCTGCTGACGCGCGACGGTCAGCGCCTTGTCATAATCGCCGGCCAGAATCAGCTTGGAAAAGGCCGGTGAGCCGGTGATATTGGTGCGCTCCCCGACATTGACGAAATTCGACTCAGGCCGCACCGTCAAGGCCTCCAGGCCGCTCAGCCGCAAGTAGGGCTCGACCTTGGAGGGCTGCCGTGGCGTCACACCTTTCACAGCCGTGGCGATCGAACGGATATGGTCGGGCGTCGTCCCGCAGCAGCCGCCCACGATATTGAGCCAGCCGTTCTGCGCCCACTCGCGCAGCTGTGGTGCCAACGAATCCGGCGTTTCCGGAAATCCTGTCGGCAGTAAGGGATTGGGCAATCCGGCATTCGGATGGCTGCTGACAAAAATCGGCGCGATCTGCGAGAGCTCTTCGATCAGCGGCCGCATTTCTCTCGGCCCCAATGCGCAGTTCATGCCCACGCTGAGCAACGGCACATGCGAGATGGAATTCCAAAACCCTTCGACCGTCTGACCCGAAAACCCACGGTTGCTCCCGGCCTGAATGAAGGTGACCGAGGCCATGATCGGCACCTGCCGCGCCCCTTCCGCAAACAGCCGCTGGATCGCGAAAAATGCGGCCTTGGCGTTGAGCGTATCGAAAATCGTCTCGACCAGGAGCAGATCGACGCCGCCGTCCAACAGGCCGCGCACCTGCTCCCCGTAGGCCTGCACCAATTCAGGATAGGTCGTTCCACGCGCCGCCGCATCGTTCGAATCGGTCGAGACCGAAGAGGTCTTGGTGGTGGGACCGATCGCACCGGCCACAAAGCAGCGGCGAGTCGGCTGCGCGGCAACGACCTGTGCCACGGCCCGCTTCGCGCATTCGGCGCCGGCTTTCGACAATTCATATCCCAGGTCATCCATGCCGTAATCAGCCAGCGACACAGACTGCGAGTTAAACGTATTGGTTTCGATGATATCCGCGCCAGCTTCAAGGTACTGCCGGTGAATCGCCTCAATGACATCCGGCCGGGTGACATTCAGAAGATCGTTGTGTCCCTTGAGATCTTTGGTCCAATTTCGAAAACGCTCCCCACGAAACGCGGCTTCGTCCAGCTTATACCGCTGGATCATGGTACCCATGGCACCATCCAGGATCAGGATGCGCTCTCGCAGGAGGTCGCGAACTTCATGTACCGGCATGACTACCTATGTCTTTCTGCCACCGGACGTCAGGCGTGCGCCGTCTGCGTCGATGACTGGCAATTGGACGGCCATCATATCGGGAACGGACTTTTTTCAGCAAGCTATTGCAGGCTCTTCGCCTTGACATTGACTACCCCGGCCGATACGATGCCCACCGTTGTCTGCCCGAGCCTGAGACAATCCTATGGCGCATCAGACTGTCTCCCGCCTGTTCATCCTCTGCTTGTTCTGTATCACTATCGTCTTGTCGAGACTCGATCCTCTGTGGGCAGGCCCCTACTTCGAGGACGGCTACCTCGGGCTCACGCAAACGGAACTGCACGACAAGCTCGGTCTGCCGCAGGCCGTCCGGGACCGCAAATCTGCGCTGCGTGTCTTCACGTATTATCCGATCACCGATTGGGAGCAGTACTTCAAGAAGGTGGCCTCACCAGAAAACGGAGAGGATGTGTACACCTTCAAACGTGACGGCATCGACGTGCGCTATTCGTTCAGCTACACCTTCGATCCGAACGACCACAACGACCAACGCCCGCTCTTTGTGCGTTTGGTGGATATCGAATTCATGCCGCCGGTCGCGTTGAGCAAGGTTCCCCAACTCGTCCCGGAGTTCAAGCCCTCCGAAGACGCCAACGCGCCGGTCTTCCGTTCGAACATCATGCTGTTGTTTTTCGCCGGAAACCCTTCGCCGGAGGCGCGCTTTCTTGTGCGGGAAAAGGGGAAGGAGGCCTTGGACTGGTCACTCGCCTTTCAAATGTTCGCCCTGCAGGGACTACCCGATCCGCTGACCTCGAAGGCCCCGATCGACCGCCTGGAGATCAGCACGCAGAGTTTACCGCTGGTCAAGCTCCGCCAACGCAACACCCACGAGCCGGTCCTGAACCCTTACTCCAAGGCCTTCGCCCAACAGCCGCCTCCCCCGCCGACCGTAAAAAAGATTCCGGTGCCCAAATACGCCGACTGAGAGGTTCCGGACGGTCCTGCTCTCTGCCCTCTCGAAGCTACAGAGTGGGCGAAAGCCACACGCCTGGCTGCAAGTCTGTCTCATCCCACCGGGATCGTTACTGGGTAGGCGGTTCGATCTGCTCCAATTGACGGGCCGTGCGAGCGTCTTGCGCGCGATAACTTTGCTCGGTCTGGCTTCTCATTTTCCCCAGCACATTCTCCATGGCCTGTTCCGATCCCTGCTGAGGCGAGCCGGTCACCGCCTCGAAGGAAGGCATGCCTGAGATCGCCACCTGATAGAGAGCCGCGACGCCGACCAGCACCAGGAGAAACTTGCAGAGCAGCCGGATGCCGGGGTTGGAACTCATAAATATCGGCACCAGCAGTGCCAGCCAGCAGACGCCGGCCAGGATGATGACGGCGGTTTGATGGGCCGTGAGGCCCTTGATCGTGCGGGACCCGACTTTTGCCGCGATGACGTTGAGGAGGTTCTCCACCACCCCGGAAGCAGACGGTGACCGGCTGACGGTTGCAGCAGCCACAGGCGCGGGAGCAGCGGTCGGCGGAGCTTCCGCAGTGGCCATCGTTCGCACACGCCCGCGAAACTCTGCCGGTACCTGCTCGAGGTTATCGGTCAGCACAGCCTGTCCCTGAGCATCGGTGTAGACGTAGAGCGGTCCCGCCCCCGCCACGCCGTACCATGTCAGGCAAATACCCAGCATGATCAGCCCAATCCAACATCGGTTGATCGAATAACGCCAGCACCCCATGCGTCGCCCTCCACGGTCCTGCTTCAAGCATAGCAGGTCGAACAGCCGGCTCAAGGGAGTGAAACCCGTCTCTGATGCCCTCCCCCTCCCTTGACGGAGCGAAAAACGATTGTTTAGCATGCAGAAGTACCAGCACTCTTCTTGCCCATTCGATGACGGAAGGACCATTGTGACCGATCAGACGACCTCTGCAACTCCCGTTTCGGCCCTCCCCCCGGCGGTGGAACCGACACCCTTCATCCGCCAGCGGCCGGTCCGGATCATTATCCATACGTTTCTGGGGTTATTCGTGGTCGCCCTGATCGCGTTTCGTTTCGTGCCGGGCTGGCTGGATCCGGACTTCTCGAAGCACATCGAAAGCCACCGAGTGATGGTCGGCATGGACCGTAAACAGGTCCTCGACTCCTGGGGCTCCCCGAATACGATGAATGTGACGCACACCAGCGACGGGCTGCGGCGCGAAGAATGGATTTTCGAAGACTGGGAAAGTCCGGCGGTCGTGAAGCACCGCTACTTGTATTTCGAAGAAGGCAAGCTGATCGGCGGGCATTTTTCGGGATCGGATGTGCGCCTGCCCATTCCCACCACACCTGAGCCGGTCAAACCGAAGGGTCATCCGTAGGCGGCCGTTGACCGGCCGGTAGCCCGCTGCTCAAGACGTCATCCGTCCACATCACCGGTCGTTTCACGAATGTGCAGGGCCAGACGGCTGAGCAGCACCTCGGCCCGCTGCTTGTCCCGCTCCTCCACCATCACCCGGCTGCCCAACAGCGCGACCCCGGGGTACAACGCCCCGACGTGCTCATGCTGCACCGTGTAGGTAATCCCATTGCCGTCGAGCAGGCTCTTGATCAACGCCAACTCACCGACATCACCCGACTCACACAGGGTGACCAGCTTCGTGGAATTTTCAGGGTGGTGTCTTGGCATGAAGGTCGGCCTCCCGGTCGGCAGTTCGAAGCCACATTCCGATCAGGCTTGTCTGGAACCGGCAGGCCGGGCGGCTGACAGTGCGCGATTCGTTGCAATTCTGTCGGTTGGTCAATACACTGACTGATGAGTGAGTACTGCACCTTCCATCAGGTCGGCTAGACTACATGCGAGCGAGGCGAGAAGCCATCCACCGGTTGGCTGGCACCGGCGGTACGACACGGACGACTTACGGGGTTTCAGTGATCTGCACCCGCCGTTCCTTCCCGGCGCCCCCCGACACAGTCAGCACTCGCTTCCACTCGCGGACTTGGTAGATCGCCCAGGCCTGAGGCTGGTCCTTATAGAAGGCATCCGGATCCTCACCGGAGGCGTTCAGATAGATCGGTTCGGTAAATCCTTCGTCCAGGACATAATCCAGCAGGCAGTCGGTGGTAAACCCCTTGCCGTGCAGGGCCACTTCGGCGAGGAAGTTGAGAATCTGGTCGGAGTCTTGAATCGTGATAGGCTTCATCTGATCGGTGGCTGATTGTAGCCAGTGAGAAAGAAGGAAGGCAAGGCATGGCACACAAGAGATTGACCCGCACACAATTTCTCGAACGGCTGTTGGCGATCATGGACTGCAAACACCACTGGGCCTGGCCGATCATCATGGGGCCCGGCATCACGAAAGCCCAGCTGAAGCTTCACTATCAACAGGAGTTCCTGGTCTACGTTCGCGACTTCCCTGTTCTGCTGGCCCGCGTGCACGGGCAGAATCCGCCTTCCGATGTGCGGCGCATGTTGGCGGAGAATATTTATGAGGAAGATACCGGCGGGCTCTCCTTCGGCCGATCCCATCCCGAACTCTTTAACGAAATGATGCGCGGCCTGGGCTTCGACGGCGAGACGTTTCGCAGGACGAAACTCCTCCCTGCCAGCGCGCGGTATCGAGCATGGCTGGAAAAGGTCACGGCCAGTCGTGACTGGGTGGTCGGGGCGGCTGCCCTCGCCGTATTTGTCGAGGGCAGCATCAAGGACCGGCAGGAGATCCAGGCGCCCTCCAAGCCGAAAACCGAGACGGAGATTGAAGCCTATATCGATGCCCATCCTCTTATTCGTCACCATGGAATCGACCGGCAGCACATGGATTTGATTCGCGCCCACCAGAAGGTTGAGGCGGGTCATCGACAGGATGCGTACACGATGGTCGTCAACTACGCCGAAACCAGAAGCCAACAAAACGCTGTGCTCGCATGCGTCACCAAAGGCCTCGCCTTGTGGATGGCCTACCGCGACAGCGTCGCGAAAGCCTGTAAGCTGAAGAAAGCCTAGCCCGGATGAGACTGACCCGTGTGCTCCTTCTGACACTCTGCCTCTTTCCGACCATCGGCTATCAGCCATCAGCGTTCGCGGCTCCTCGGGTTGACGACATGGTCATGGTTCCGGCAGGTGAATTTACGATGGGGGCCTCGGCAGAGAGCGGCGGGCTTCCGGATGAACGTCCGCTACGGCTCATCTACCTCGGGGCGTTCTGGATCGATCGGCACGAAGTCACCAACGTAGCCTATCAGGAATTCGTGCAGGCCACCGGATACCAGGCACCAGCCAACTCCGCTCCGGCATTGACGTTGTGGGAGCACAACGCGCCTCTACCCGGCATCGAGCAACATCCCGTCGTCAATGTCAGTTGGCTTGATGCCGTGGCCTTCTGTCGCTGGGCGAACAAACGCCTCCCGACTGAAGCGGAATGGGAAAAGGCGGCACGGGGAACAGACGGGCGAACCTATCCCTGGGGCAACGAATGGAGTTTCGAGAACGGCAACAGCGCGAGCTACTGGGCCCGTCAGACGGTGCAGTTCGCCGACAGCACGGAATGGGACGCGTTCTGGGTCAAGGGTGTCGGCGCAGCCATCTCCAAAGAAAAGGGCCTGAAGGGAGAAATCCTGACCTTGCCGGTGGGCAGCTTTCCGGCTGGTGCCAGCCCCTACGGAGTGCTGGACATGGCGGGCAATGCCGCCGAATGGGTGCAGGACTGGTACAACCCCAACGATTACCGCACGGCGACGCTCACCAACCCCCAGGGTCCGGAACGCGGGGCCATCAAGGCCATGCGCGGCGGATCCTGGCTCAAACCGGCGATCAGCTTACGCACGACTGATCGCGACTGGGGGACGATGGACAGCCGCCCTTCTGGAACCGGGTTCCGTTGTGCCCGGGACGCCTACTGATCGGGGCACCTCCCGTCGCCGCTTCAAGCCTCATGCTGAGTGCCCCTCTGCTACCCTGTTCTGCCTGCTCGAATTTCAGGAGATCCTAGGTGCCCTACGCAATCGCCGCTATACTGCAGGTGAGCGCGACGCACTATCCTCGTCGCCGGGCGCTGATCGTTCGAGCACCGCACCATGACACTCCACACCGCCCGATTCATGACGACCGGCATCCTCGTCCTGCTGACGGGCCTCATCTTCCTCGCCGAACTGACATCTGAATTCAGACTGGCCACCTGGCTTCCGTACTTCTTGTTGACCATTCCGGCTTCTCGCCTCTATCCCCGACATATTTTCCTGGTTGCCGTCGGAGGATGGTCGCTGTTGATTGTGGCCGGATGCCTCGCACCCTTTCCAGCCGAGGAAGCAACCAACGCGCTCGTGAGTCGCGCAATCGGT from Nitrospira sp. ND1 includes the following:
- the metH gene encoding methionine synthase, which codes for MPVHEVRDLLRERILILDGAMGTMIQRYKLDEAAFRGERFRNWTKDLKGHNDLLNVTRPDVIEAIHRQYLEAGADIIETNTFNSQSVSLADYGMDDLGYELSKAGAECAKRAVAQVVAAQPTRRCFVAGAIGPTTKTSSVSTDSNDAAARGTTYPELVQAYGEQVRGLLDGGVDLLLVETIFDTLNAKAAFFAIQRLFAEGARQVPIMASVTFIQAGSNRGFSGQTVEGFWNSISHVPLLSVGMNCALGPREMRPLIEELSQIAPIFVSSHPNAGLPNPLLPTGFPETPDSLAPQLREWAQNGWLNIVGGCCGTTPDHIRSIATAVKGVTPRQPSKVEPYLRLSGLEALTVRPESNFVNVGERTNITGSPAFSKLILAGDYDKALTVARQQVEGGAQVIDINMDEGMLDSKAAMQKFLRLLAAESDIARVPIMVDSSKWEVIEEGLRNIQGKGIVNSISLKEGEAKFLEQARLIRRYGAAIVVMAFDERGQADSVARRIEICERSYRLLTEQVGVPPQDIIFDPNILTVATGLEEHNNYAVDFIDATRWIKQHLPLAKVSGGVSNISFSFRGNNVVREAMHAAFLYHAIQAGLDMGIVNAGQLAVYEEIPKDLLTLVEDVLLNRRPDATERLVAFADTVKQKGKTAVKDDEWRTRPVEERLAHALVKGLTDYIDQDVEEARQKSSRPLDVIEGPLMAGMNIVGDLFGSGKMFLPQVVKSARVMKKAVAYLMPFMEAEKLRLGTSRANGKVLLATVKGDVHDIGKNIVGVVLGCNNYEVIDLGVMVSCEKILAAAREHQVDMVGLSGLITPSLDEMVHVAKEMTRQGFTVPLLIGGATTSKAHTAVKIAPSYGHATVHVLDASRAVGVVGSLINEEQRESFSAGVRADYDRIRQAHQDRGPKTLRSLEAARKHKLSTDWAAADIPAPSFTGVRQIDRMPLRELVPYIDWSPFFHTWELRGRYPAILDDATVGPKAKELLADAQALLEEIIQGELLTARGVYGFFPANSAGDDIHLYRDPDRREPLATFHTLRQQMEKPTDQFNLALADYVAPKESGRADYVGAFVVTAGIGVPALCAKYEKDHDDYNSIMVKALADRLAEAFAEWLHKQVRLEWGYGKTEDLTNEDMIRERYRGIRPAPGYPACPDHTEKRTLFDVLNAEAQAGVTLTESYAMLPAAAVSGLYFAHPEAKYFAVGKINRDQVEDYATRKNLPVGEVERWLAPNLNYDA
- a CDS encoding putative signal transducing protein, with translation MPRHHPENSTKLVTLCESGDVGELALIKSLLDGNGITYTVQHEHVGALYPGVALLGSRVMVEERDKQRAEVLLSRLALHIRETTGDVDG
- a CDS encoding TenA family transcriptional regulator; its protein translation is MAHKRLTRTQFLERLLAIMDCKHHWAWPIIMGPGITKAQLKLHYQQEFLVYVRDFPVLLARVHGQNPPSDVRRMLAENIYEEDTGGLSFGRSHPELFNEMMRGLGFDGETFRRTKLLPASARYRAWLEKVTASRDWVVGAAALAVFVEGSIKDRQEIQAPSKPKTETEIEAYIDAHPLIRHHGIDRQHMDLIRAHQKVEAGHRQDAYTMVVNYAETRSQQNAVLACVTKGLALWMAYRDSVAKACKLKKA
- a CDS encoding formylglycine-generating enzyme family protein, which encodes MLLLTLCLFPTIGYQPSAFAAPRVDDMVMVPAGEFTMGASAESGGLPDERPLRLIYLGAFWIDRHEVTNVAYQEFVQATGYQAPANSAPALTLWEHNAPLPGIEQHPVVNVSWLDAVAFCRWANKRLPTEAEWEKAARGTDGRTYPWGNEWSFENGNSASYWARQTVQFADSTEWDAFWVKGVGAAISKEKGLKGEILTLPVGSFPAGASPYGVLDMAGNAAEWVQDWYNPNDYRTATLTNPQGPERGAIKAMRGGSWLKPAISLRTTDRDWGTMDSRPSGTGFRCARDAY